The following proteins are co-located in the Doryrhamphus excisus isolate RoL2022-K1 chromosome 3, RoL_Dexc_1.0, whole genome shotgun sequence genome:
- the amph gene encoding amphiphysin isoform X2, translating to MADIKTGIFAKNVQKRLNRAQEKVLQKLGKADETKDEQFEQVVINFRRQECEGSRLQREMKAYMSAIKGMQQASINLTQSLHEVYEPDWHGKDDVMTIGKDCDALWENFHNKLVDSTLLNLDEYLLQFPDLKTRVAKRSRKLIDFDSARHHVETLQASGMKNDRKMMKADEELRKAQRVFDELNVGLQDELPTLWDSRVGFYISTFKSVTSLEARFHREISLVCKQLYEVMMQLSEQHADKMFTIQGAPSDSGPLRLARTPSPPEEESPPESPEASSNHMLRPVSPGPPRPRSPVQGPPVPPPPKVTPSKEVVEEQIIDLFGGEFLPAPSPSQPNERPGESLLDLDFDAFQPDESVSPIPQTAVPWDTWSAQPSKTAEESGFVADWSADFGPANGEAAPGVEDTAVPEGAESGDQAADTHWAQEDGPQPAGDRTISSPPISPPQDSEAAQDEDATGPSFFAAFDQMNEVKVGSTEGSEISAPAPPALEEDTVECPAPLEEEEPTKSASNLEEKKESPVDETSETMPIPSVVIEPASSNEGDDDRDADIISPSAISDNGVAADKPSIKPTSSSAGVAELPDDFLYKVETMHDFEAANCDELDLKQGDVVLVVPTASVEDQEAGWLTGFKESDWTRLGTAAQKGLFPENFIQRLE from the exons ATGGCGGATATCAAAACGGGAATCTTTGCTAAAAATGTGCAGAAGAGACTGAACAGAGCGCAAGAAAAG GTTCTGCAGAAGCTGGGAAAAGCGGACGAGACCAAAGATGAACAATTTGAACAAGTTGTCATCAACTTCAGGAGACAGGAG TGTGAAGGTTCGCGGCTGCAGAGGGAGATGAAGGCGTACATGTCTGCCATCAAAG GGATGCAACAGGCCTCCATCAACCTGACCCAGTCTCTCCATGAGGTCTATGAACCAGACTGGCATGGGAAAGATGATGTCATGACCATCGGGAAG GATTgtgatgcattgtgggaaaatTTCCACAATAAGCTGGTGGACTCTACACTACTGAATCTGGATGAATACCTGCTACAGTTTCCTGACCTGAAG ACCCGTGTGGCTAAAAGAAGTCGAAAGCTCATCGACTTCGACAGTGCTCGGCATCATGTTGAAACGCTGCAGGCATCTGGAATGAAAAATGACCGCAAGATGATGAAG gCAGATGAGGAGCTGAGAAAGGCCCAGAGAGTGTTTGATGAGCTCAATGTTGGTCTGCAGGATGAACTGCCAACTCTTTGGGACAG ccGAGTTGGATTCTACATCAGCACGTTCAAAAGCGTGACAAGCCTTGAGGCCAGATTTCATCGTGAGATTTCCCTG GTGTGTAAGCAACTGTatgaagtgatgatgcaacttaGTGAACAACACGCTGACAAAATGTTCACCATCCAAGGAGCACCAAG TGATTCTGGACCACTGCGACTCGCTCGGACACCCTCGCCACCGGAAGAAGAGAGTCCTCCTGAGAGTCCAGAAGCCAGTTCCAATCATATGCTTCGACCTGTTTCTCCTGGACCTCCACGGCCCAGATCTCCAGTACAG ggcccCCCGGTGCCTCCTCCCCCTAAAGTCACACCTTCCaaggaggtggtggaggagcAGATCATTGACCTGTTTGGAGGAGAGTTCTTACCTGCACCGTCACCATCACAG CCCAATGAGAGGCCTGGAGAATCTCTTCTTGATCTGGACTTTGACGCCTTCCAGCCAGATGAAAGTGTATCACCAATACCGCAG ACCGCTGTGCCTTGGGATACGTGGTCG GCGCAGCCATCCAAGACG GCTGAAGAAAGCGGATTTGTTGCGGACTGGTCAGCTGACTTTGGTCCAGCCAATGGAGAGGCTGCTCCAGGAGTGGAGGACACTGCTGTTCCTGAAGGGGCAGAGAGTGGAGATCAAGCTGCAGATACGCATTGGGCCCAAGAAGACGGTCCACAGCCGGCTGGAGATAGAACCATATCTTCTCCTCCCATTTCTCCACCACAGGACAGTGAAGCAGCACAGGATGAG GATGCTACTGGTCCATCATTCTTTGCGGCTTTTGATCAAATG aatgaagtcaaagttGGATCAACGGAAGGTTCTGAGATATCAgctccagcgccccctgctCTTGAGGAAGATACAGTAGAATGTCCTGCCCCTCTGGAGGAAGAGGAACCGACG aagTCTGCTTCAAATttggaagaaaagaaagaaagtccTGTGGATGAAACTTCG GAAACAATGCCCATCCCATCTGTGGTGATTGAGCCTGCCTCCAGCAATGAAGGTGATGATGACCGTGACGCTGACATAATCTCACCTTCGGCTATCAGTGACAATGGCGTGGCAGCTGATAAACCATCAATCAAGCCCACAAGTTCGTCTGCGGGAGTAGCAGAGCTCCCTGATGACTTTTTGTACAAG GTGGAGACCATGCACGACTTTGAGGCTGCCAACTGTGATGAGCTCGACCTGAAGCAAGGTGACGTGGTCTTGGTGGTTCCCACTGCCTCAGTAGAAGACCAG GAAGCTGGCTGGCTGACTGGATTCAAAGAAAGCGACTGGACGAGGCTCGGAACTGCAGCTCAGAAGGGACTTTTCCCAGAAAACTTCATACAGCGTTTGGAGTGA
- the amph gene encoding amphiphysin isoform X1 — MADIKTGIFAKNVQKRLNRAQEKVLQKLGKADETKDEQFEQVVINFRRQECEGSRLQREMKAYMSAIKGMQQASINLTQSLHEVYEPDWHGKDDVMTIGKDCDALWENFHNKLVDSTLLNLDEYLLQFPDLKTRVAKRSRKLIDFDSARHHVETLQASGMKNDRKMMKADEELRKAQRVFDELNVGLQDELPTLWDSRVGFYISTFKSVTSLEARFHREISLVCKQLYEVMMQLSEQHADKMFTIQGAPSDSGPLRLARTPSPPEEESPPESPEASSNHMLRPVSPGPPRPRSPVQMKKGPPVPPPPKVTPSKEVVEEQIIDLFGGEFLPAPSPSQPNERPGESLLDLDFDAFQPDESVSPIPQTAVPWDTWSAQPSKTAEESGFVADWSADFGPANGEAAPGVEDTAVPEGAESGDQAADTHWAQEDGPQPAGDRTISSPPISPPQDSEAAQDEDATGPSFFAAFDQMNEVKVGSTEGSEISAPAPPALEEDTVECPAPLEEEEPTKSASNLEEKKESPVDETSETMPIPSVVIEPASSNEGDDDRDADIISPSAISDNGVAADKPSIKPTSSSAGVAELPDDFLYKVETMHDFEAANCDELDLKQGDVVLVVPTASVEDQEAGWLTGFKESDWTRLGTAAQKGLFPENFIQRLE; from the exons ATGGCGGATATCAAAACGGGAATCTTTGCTAAAAATGTGCAGAAGAGACTGAACAGAGCGCAAGAAAAG GTTCTGCAGAAGCTGGGAAAAGCGGACGAGACCAAAGATGAACAATTTGAACAAGTTGTCATCAACTTCAGGAGACAGGAG TGTGAAGGTTCGCGGCTGCAGAGGGAGATGAAGGCGTACATGTCTGCCATCAAAG GGATGCAACAGGCCTCCATCAACCTGACCCAGTCTCTCCATGAGGTCTATGAACCAGACTGGCATGGGAAAGATGATGTCATGACCATCGGGAAG GATTgtgatgcattgtgggaaaatTTCCACAATAAGCTGGTGGACTCTACACTACTGAATCTGGATGAATACCTGCTACAGTTTCCTGACCTGAAG ACCCGTGTGGCTAAAAGAAGTCGAAAGCTCATCGACTTCGACAGTGCTCGGCATCATGTTGAAACGCTGCAGGCATCTGGAATGAAAAATGACCGCAAGATGATGAAG gCAGATGAGGAGCTGAGAAAGGCCCAGAGAGTGTTTGATGAGCTCAATGTTGGTCTGCAGGATGAACTGCCAACTCTTTGGGACAG ccGAGTTGGATTCTACATCAGCACGTTCAAAAGCGTGACAAGCCTTGAGGCCAGATTTCATCGTGAGATTTCCCTG GTGTGTAAGCAACTGTatgaagtgatgatgcaacttaGTGAACAACACGCTGACAAAATGTTCACCATCCAAGGAGCACCAAG TGATTCTGGACCACTGCGACTCGCTCGGACACCCTCGCCACCGGAAGAAGAGAGTCCTCCTGAGAGTCCAGAAGCCAGTTCCAATCATATGCTTCGACCTGTTTCTCCTGGACCTCCACGGCCCAGATCTCCAGTACAG atgaaaaagggcccCCCGGTGCCTCCTCCCCCTAAAGTCACACCTTCCaaggaggtggtggaggagcAGATCATTGACCTGTTTGGAGGAGAGTTCTTACCTGCACCGTCACCATCACAG CCCAATGAGAGGCCTGGAGAATCTCTTCTTGATCTGGACTTTGACGCCTTCCAGCCAGATGAAAGTGTATCACCAATACCGCAG ACCGCTGTGCCTTGGGATACGTGGTCG GCGCAGCCATCCAAGACG GCTGAAGAAAGCGGATTTGTTGCGGACTGGTCAGCTGACTTTGGTCCAGCCAATGGAGAGGCTGCTCCAGGAGTGGAGGACACTGCTGTTCCTGAAGGGGCAGAGAGTGGAGATCAAGCTGCAGATACGCATTGGGCCCAAGAAGACGGTCCACAGCCGGCTGGAGATAGAACCATATCTTCTCCTCCCATTTCTCCACCACAGGACAGTGAAGCAGCACAGGATGAG GATGCTACTGGTCCATCATTCTTTGCGGCTTTTGATCAAATG aatgaagtcaaagttGGATCAACGGAAGGTTCTGAGATATCAgctccagcgccccctgctCTTGAGGAAGATACAGTAGAATGTCCTGCCCCTCTGGAGGAAGAGGAACCGACG aagTCTGCTTCAAATttggaagaaaagaaagaaagtccTGTGGATGAAACTTCG GAAACAATGCCCATCCCATCTGTGGTGATTGAGCCTGCCTCCAGCAATGAAGGTGATGATGACCGTGACGCTGACATAATCTCACCTTCGGCTATCAGTGACAATGGCGTGGCAGCTGATAAACCATCAATCAAGCCCACAAGTTCGTCTGCGGGAGTAGCAGAGCTCCCTGATGACTTTTTGTACAAG GTGGAGACCATGCACGACTTTGAGGCTGCCAACTGTGATGAGCTCGACCTGAAGCAAGGTGACGTGGTCTTGGTGGTTCCCACTGCCTCAGTAGAAGACCAG GAAGCTGGCTGGCTGACTGGATTCAAAGAAAGCGACTGGACGAGGCTCGGAACTGCAGCTCAGAAGGGACTTTTCCCAGAAAACTTCATACAGCGTTTGGAGTGA
- the cfap300 gene encoding cilia- and flagella-associated protein 300: protein MSGVKKEFEQTFTFRLLPARKFSFLEEKETVDLLMKWSMLGRLSAQTFSFDQKFTPYAGERFALCFFRDAKVLSSLRMMAAWEPLNKPVVSVDVEVVPCTKISMDLFDPIYTCGIVGTSGRIAVCFHEVYPDYDKLREMLQDEDSEHYYVVGRAERGEFLFHLFKHLCLGGELNQYEDTVEPYVSTTKKIYKDLISVQKDPESKKISVVSTVLKVYVFDESGRRYPGTQEEEQTFAYMIVDPFKRHVTLLCHCFGIGNMSL from the exons ATGTCAGGGGTTAAAAAGGAGTTTGAACAAACTTTCACTTTTCGCCTTCTTCCCGCCAGGAAGTTCTCTTTTCTGGAAGAAAAGGAGACAGTGGACCTGTTGATGAAATG GTCCATGCTTGGGAGACTCTCAGCACAAACGTTCAGCTTTGACCAGAAGTTCACCCCGTACGCTGGTGAGAGGTTCGCACTG TGCTTCTTCAGAGATGCCAAGGTGTTATCCAGTCTGAGAATGATGGCAGCCTGGGAGCCTCTTA ACAAACCTGTCGTGTCTGTTGATGTGGAGGTGGTACCATGCACAAAAATCTCAATGGACCTATTTGACCCCATCTACACTTGTGGCATTGTGGGCACCTCAGGACGCATCGCCGTATGCTTCCACGAGGTCTACCCTGACTACGACAAACTGCGAGAG ATGCTGCAGGATGAGGACTCAGAGCACTACTACGTGGTCGGAAGAGCCGAGCGAGGGGAGTTTCTGTTTCACCTCTTCAAGCATCTCTGCCTCGGAGGAGAGCTGAATCAATATGAAGACACCGTTGAGCCTTATGTCAGCACCACcaagaaaatatacaaagatcTCATTAG TGTTCAAAAGGATCCAGAAAGTAAAAAGATCAGTGTTGTCTCAACGGTGCTCAAAGTCTACGTCTTT GATGAATCCGGTCGACGTTACCCTGGGACACAAGAGGAAGAGCAGACATTTGCCTACATGATAGTGGACCCCTTCAAACGCCATGTAACTCTACTCTGCCACTGTTTTGGTATTGGAAACATGTCCCTATAA